AACCTTCGTCGCCTTGCGCGCGCACATCAACAACTGGCGCTGGGCGCACGTGCCGTTTTTCCTGCGCACCGGCAAGCGGATGCAGAAGAAGGTGTCGGAGATCGTCATCGAATTTTCGGAGTTGCCGTTCTCGATCATCCCGAACGGCAATAGCGGGCGCAACTACGGCAACCGGCTCGTGATCCAGTTGCAGCCTGAGGAGTCGATCCAGTTGCAGGTGCTTGCGAAAGAGCCCGGCAGCGGCATGCATATGCTGCCGGTGAACCTGAATCTGGACTTGCAGCAGGCCTTCACCGAGCGTCGCGCGGAAGCATACGAGCGTTTGCTGATCGACGTGATTCGCGGACGTCTCACGCACTTCATGCGCCGCGACGAACTGGAAGCGGCATGGGCGTGGGCCGAGCCGATTCTGGCGGGCTGGAGCAAGTCGGGCGACAAGCCGCGCGCGTATACGGCCGGCACGTTCGGACCGGCGGCATCGACGGCGCTGATGGCGCGCGAAAATGCCGTGTGGGCGGAAGAGTCGCAATAAGCGTCTTGTCTCAGCGCTGCAAAAAAGCCCGCCTAGGCGGGCTTTTTTCTTTGACCGATCGCGCGGAGTTAAGGCTAAGGCAAAGAGATCGTCGACGTAGCCGATCGCCGGCCGAGCTTGACCCCCTGCGAATACGGCGCGAGCGAGCCCAAGGTCGGATCGCGCAGATAGGTGCGCGCCTGCGTCGAACCCGCCTCAGGCGGGATGCAGGCCGCGCAGCAACTGACGGACACGCGTGAGGTCCTGATCGACGTGCTCCGCTTTTTCGAACAACTCCGCCAGCCAGTCGACGAACGCGCGCACGCGTGGTGAGACGCGGCGATTCTTCACGTAAGCGACCGAGACCGGCATTGGCACGGGCTTCCATTGCGGCAGAACTTCGCGCAGCAGTCCCGAGTCCAGATAGGGTTGCGCGGCGATCCGGGCGGGCTGGATCAAGCCGAGGCCTTGCAAGCCGCAGGTGAGGTAGGCCTGTTCGTCGCTGACCTTGACGAAGCCTTTCACCTTGACGTTGTGCGCCTCGCCGTCCACTTCGAAATCGAAGTCCACTTCGCGTCCGTTATGCGGCGACATGCAATTGACGGCGACATGTCCACGCAAATCGTCGAGGTCCGCGGGCGTGCCGTAGCGGGCCAGATAGGCCGGACTCGCACAGGTCACGTGTTCGAGGGTGCCGAGTTGGCGCGCGACCAGATTCGAATCCGGCAATT
Above is a genomic segment from Paraburkholderia aromaticivorans containing:
- a CDS encoding LysR family transcriptional regulator; its protein translation is MIDRITAMRTFIRIVDTNSFTRAAESLNIPRATATTIVQNLEALLGTALLARTTRRLSVTPEGAAYYERCAQILADIDEMEASIRHATDNLTGRLRIEMPGAVASTIVLPALDDFHTRYPNLDLAIGISNRTVDLISEAIDCSIQLGELPDSNLVARQLGTLEHVTCASPAYLARYGTPADLDDLRGHVAVNCMSPHNGREVDFDFEVDGEAHNVKVKGFVKVSDEQAYLTCGLQGLGLIQPARIAAQPYLDSGLLREVLPQWKPVPMPVSVAYVKNRRVSPRVRAFVDWLAELFEKAEHVDQDLTRVRQLLRGLHPA